One Bifidobacterium crudilactis genomic region harbors:
- a CDS encoding acetyl/propionyl/methylcrotonyl-CoA carboxylase subunit alpha translates to MNSAMKRAVNRVLIANRGEIAVRIIRACADTGRTSIAVYADDDVDALFVQLADEAYPLEGRTPQDSYLHIGNIIQLAVRANADAIHPGYGFLSENADFAQAVIDAGLVWIGPPPEVIRLLGDKVQARRIAAEVGAPMAPGTTSPVADAEEVVDFAKTHGLPLAIKAVYGGGGRGLKVVRRLEDINEAFASATHEAELAFGNGSSFVERFLDKPRHVEVQILADALGHTIAVGTRDCSLQRRNQKLVEEAPAPFLSQEISDHLKQSAIAICRQAGYVSAGTVEFLLSADGLASFMEVNTRLQVEHPVTEATSGIDLVIEQFRIAEGESIEGLEVLEHGHAMEFRINAEDPAHGFIPFPGTITELDVPGGPGVRFDAGARRHSTVSSQFDSMLAKLIVYAPNREQCIRRARKALSELRIGGVPTVIGFDRKILESADFVSNDHLGVYTRWIEESFLKDADPQEFADRAASPNILRSWIEIDGRQLRIGLPDSLLLQQPGTAHAQPATVEPDPGSIRSTITGTLVRWLVEDGDILRAGDPVAVVEAMKMETQITALESGVLQQSRHPGDSISFDDEIGRIVS, encoded by the coding sequence ATGAACAGTGCAATGAAACGTGCAGTGAACAGAGTGCTCATAGCCAACCGTGGCGAGATTGCCGTAAGAATCATTCGCGCCTGCGCCGATACCGGCCGCACCTCCATAGCCGTATATGCCGATGATGATGTCGACGCGCTTTTCGTGCAGCTTGCCGACGAGGCTTATCCCTTGGAAGGCCGCACACCGCAGGACAGTTATCTGCATATAGGCAACATCATCCAACTGGCGGTGCGAGCCAATGCTGATGCCATCCATCCCGGGTACGGTTTTCTGTCGGAAAACGCGGATTTCGCCCAGGCTGTAATCGATGCCGGTCTGGTCTGGATAGGGCCGCCGCCGGAAGTGATACGACTGCTGGGCGATAAGGTTCAGGCCCGTCGTATCGCGGCGGAAGTCGGGGCGCCGATGGCTCCGGGCACCACATCCCCCGTAGCGGATGCGGAAGAGGTGGTGGACTTCGCCAAAACCCACGGGCTGCCGCTGGCCATCAAAGCCGTGTATGGCGGCGGCGGGCGAGGTCTGAAAGTGGTCCGCCGCCTCGAGGACATCAACGAAGCCTTCGCATCCGCCACACACGAGGCTGAATTGGCTTTCGGTAACGGCTCGAGTTTTGTCGAACGGTTTCTCGATAAACCACGGCACGTCGAAGTCCAGATACTCGCAGATGCACTTGGTCACACCATCGCCGTGGGGACTCGCGACTGTTCGCTCCAGCGCCGCAATCAGAAGCTCGTCGAAGAAGCCCCGGCCCCCTTTCTGAGTCAGGAGATTAGCGATCACCTGAAACAGTCGGCGATAGCGATTTGTCGGCAGGCCGGATATGTAAGTGCCGGAACCGTTGAGTTCCTGCTATCCGCTGACGGTCTGGCCTCATTCATGGAGGTCAATACCCGATTGCAGGTGGAGCATCCCGTGACCGAGGCAACCAGCGGCATCGACCTGGTCATCGAACAGTTCCGCATCGCCGAGGGCGAGTCCATTGAAGGGCTCGAAGTCTTAGAACATGGTCACGCGATGGAATTCAGAATCAACGCCGAAGACCCTGCCCATGGGTTCATACCGTTCCCCGGAACCATCACCGAACTCGATGTACCAGGTGGTCCGGGAGTGCGTTTTGACGCCGGAGCGCGCCGACATTCCACCGTATCGTCGCAGTTCGATTCCATGCTTGCCAAACTCATCGTCTACGCTCCGAATCGCGAGCAATGCATCAGGAGAGCCAGAAAGGCTTTGAGTGAATTGCGGATAGGCGGGGTTCCTACGGTTATCGGTTTCGACCGGAAAATTCTCGAAAGCGCCGACTTCGTCTCGAACGATCATCTCGGGGTCTATACCCGATGGATAGAGGAATCGTTTCTCAAAGACGCCGACCCACAGGAATTTGCGGACCGTGCCGCCTCACCGAATATTCTGCGAAGCTGGATTGAAATCGACGGCAGACAACTCAGAATCGGGCTCCCCGATTCCCTGCTTCTTCAGCAACCCGGCACTGCGCATGCACAGCCGGCAACCGTCGAACCGGACCCCGGCAGCATCCGTTCCACCATCACCGGCACTCTGGTCCGCTGGCTTGTTGAGGATGGTGACATCTTGAGAGCCGGAGACCCGGTGGCGGTTGTCGAAGCCATGAAAATGGAGACACAAATCACGGCTTTGGAATCCGGCGTTTTGCAACAATCCCGACACCCCGGCGACAGCATCTCCTTCGACGACGAAATAGGCCGAATCGTCTCATGA
- a CDS encoding collagen-binding domain-containing protein, whose protein sequence is MNNQRNTVLRHRRLTMGLGALIAAGATVGALIPQMSASADQEHFLMQDYMQWNVVTLGDAHLSAESEGAVAVGGTLSFHNSNTATQQSARSGGSGVGLLANNVDFSNSAAQLKVLSGSIRIGDAAQSDVLNRDGNNAQMHTRVVSKGAGPSGDPSIVANNSMEGSEQVTSPTLFSSLFSKSSAERLAQQIAVYPQTDTHGVQASVSISGTKAVIALTEGKTNYWPVDAGTLAGITELSFSGASPNVDAGTFLVVPISGSAVTFNLTLAGARDPGAMLWVAPEANSIVQSGDSLDGSILAPKAHLDKRAANIQGTIVVNSGTFMGSEQHYFPYKGKVPPVVPTDPVTPVITTTPATPTETPSTPTETPSTPTSPATTPTDSNTPTHSETTTTTTPATALTTTTTTPAASASSNKSKAGTLAQTGGSGAVLGAGAVMMVFVALGMGVIAFNRSRGHSSDR, encoded by the coding sequence ATGAACAATCAACGAAATACTGTTTTACGCCATCGAAGGCTGACGATGGGTCTGGGAGCCCTAATCGCAGCAGGTGCAACGGTAGGCGCATTGATTCCACAGATGTCCGCATCGGCAGATCAGGAGCATTTCCTGATGCAGGACTATATGCAGTGGAATGTCGTTACCTTAGGTGATGCGCATCTCTCCGCTGAGTCGGAAGGAGCGGTTGCTGTCGGAGGGACATTGAGCTTCCATAATTCAAACACAGCTACCCAGCAGAGCGCCAGGAGTGGCGGTTCCGGCGTTGGGTTGCTCGCCAACAACGTCGATTTTTCGAATTCCGCTGCACAATTGAAAGTGCTCAGCGGTTCCATACGAATAGGGGATGCTGCTCAGTCGGATGTGCTGAACAGAGACGGCAACAATGCTCAGATGCACACTCGTGTGGTCAGCAAGGGTGCCGGTCCGTCAGGCGACCCGAGCATTGTGGCCAACAACTCGATGGAGGGGAGCGAACAGGTAACCAGCCCTACGCTGTTCTCCAGCCTGTTTTCCAAGAGTTCTGCGGAACGGCTGGCGCAACAGATTGCCGTGTATCCACAGACGGATACGCATGGGGTACAGGCCTCGGTCAGCATATCCGGAACGAAGGCGGTAATTGCTCTTACCGAGGGGAAAACGAATTATTGGCCCGTCGATGCGGGCACGCTCGCCGGAATCACGGAACTCTCCTTCAGTGGCGCTTCGCCGAACGTGGATGCAGGAACCTTCCTCGTCGTCCCCATATCGGGCTCAGCAGTGACCTTCAATCTGACGCTGGCGGGTGCGCGAGATCCCGGCGCCATGCTGTGGGTGGCGCCGGAAGCGAACAGCATCGTGCAATCCGGAGATTCGCTGGATGGTTCCATACTGGCGCCGAAAGCCCATCTGGACAAGCGTGCGGCGAATATTCAGGGAACCATCGTAGTGAATAGCGGTACCTTCATGGGGTCCGAACAGCATTACTTCCCGTACAAAGGGAAGGTGCCGCCGGTCGTGCCAACCGATCCGGTGACACCAGTGATTACGACCACTCCCGCAACGCCAACCGAAACGCCGAGCACACCAACCGAAACGCCGAGCACGCCAACATCACCTGCGACCACGCCAACGGATAGCAATACACCGACACATTCAGAAACTACGACAACGACGACTCCCGCAACAGCTCTGACAACCACAACCACAACTCCGGCGGCCTCGGCAAGCAGCAACAAGAGCAAGGCCGGAACCTTGGCCCAAACAGGAGGCAGTGGGGCAGTGCTAGGTGCCGGTGCGGTCATGATGGTCTTCGTCGCATTGGGAATGGGCGTCATAGCTTTCAACCGTTCCCGTGGGCATAGCAGCGACAGGTAG
- a CDS encoding glutamate cyclase domain-containing protein has product MPSTQRPVPRQRLSPKQWLTSRIHTALQRRAISRIEAEAAHDVGRGSESLAVLTYGELFTAARFLASNPQTKAFVVTGFYVPSAVRPAAETDGPVGALELCAALRAIGGDAWLVSDTPCEGVLRPSATTVLPDNHVLIAPVDETFETWLQDIMELIRIEHIDTVIFVERVGPSYGGLPRNMRAACIKEWTAPLSRLAGLGLHSIGIGDGGNEIGMGKILAEDMQRLVRYGDEIGCSVSTDELIIGGTSNWAAHALVGALRVLGHKQVEHLLEDSWHHEVLSALVAEGSIDGVTHDNVPSVDGLRGDDYFGTIRYISRIAQGRHW; this is encoded by the coding sequence TTGCCTTCAACACAGCGCCCGGTCCCTAGACAACGCCTGTCGCCCAAACAGTGGTTGACCTCTCGTATCCACACCGCTCTCCAACGACGCGCCATATCGAGAATAGAGGCTGAGGCCGCCCACGATGTCGGCCGCGGAAGCGAATCGTTGGCGGTACTGACCTATGGTGAACTCTTCACAGCCGCACGGTTTCTGGCATCCAATCCACAGACGAAAGCCTTCGTGGTCACAGGATTCTATGTGCCCTCCGCAGTGCGGCCCGCCGCTGAGACGGACGGTCCTGTGGGTGCTTTGGAATTGTGCGCGGCTCTTCGCGCCATAGGCGGCGATGCATGGCTAGTCAGTGACACACCCTGTGAAGGAGTCCTCAGACCTTCTGCGACGACAGTGTTGCCCGACAATCATGTGTTGATTGCCCCCGTGGACGAAACCTTCGAAACCTGGCTGCAGGACATCATGGAACTGATACGCATCGAGCATATCGACACGGTGATTTTCGTCGAACGAGTGGGTCCTTCATATGGTGGACTTCCGCGGAATATGAGAGCGGCATGCATCAAGGAGTGGACGGCACCGCTGTCTCGTCTGGCGGGTCTGGGATTGCACAGCATCGGCATCGGCGACGGCGGCAACGAAATCGGGATGGGCAAAATTCTGGCCGAGGACATGCAACGACTCGTACGGTACGGAGATGAAATAGGCTGCTCGGTCTCCACTGACGAGCTCATCATAGGCGGCACCTCGAACTGGGCAGCCCATGCACTGGTGGGTGCTCTTCGCGTTCTGGGGCACAAACAGGTCGAACATCTGCTCGAAGACTCCTGGCATCACGAGGTATTGTCTGCACTAGTTGCCGAGGGAAGCATCGACGGCGTCACGCACGACAATGTCCCCAGCGTCGACGGACTCAGAGGGGATGACTACTTCGGAACGATACGGTACATCTCCAGGATTGCCCAAGGTCGACATTGGTGA